acccaggagtatttaaccactgagccacatgagccacatccccagtcctttttttattttttatttatttatttattttttttttaaagagagagtgagagaggagagggagagagagagagagagagagagagagagagagagagagagagaaaatttttaatatttatttcttagttctcggtggacacaacatctttgttggtatgtggtgctgaggatcgaacccgggctgcacgtatgccaggcgagcgcactaccgcttgagccacatccccagccccagtcctttttttatatttgagacagggcctccctaagttgtcgaggctagccttgaacttgtgatcctcctgcctcagcttcccaggtgcctgggattataggcatgagccaccatgcccagcctatgATGCTatttatgtgaaatgtccagaatagaagacagaaaagTTAAGGGTCAGGGTTGGAAAACAAGTTGATACAGGATTAAAGTTAAAGGATACAGGATATCTtgtataaaatcatgaaaaagtaaaattgataGTGATAGCTGCACAACTCTGCGAATATACTgattgaattgtacactttagaTAGGTGAATTTATGTCAATTTTATCTCAGTAAGCCAGTTACATGCATTTTAAATGGGGGCTTATCACCACTATCTTGAGAGCCATGTCAACTGAGCAGGCACCATGGGCCAGATCCTCCTTGATGATTTTACCAGTATTGACTCATTTGATACCTAGAGTAACCCTGTGAATTAGGTGCTATTATTCCTATTTTCAGGTAAGGACACTAAGGCACAGAGAGATGAAGAAACTTGCTTGAAGTCACACTGTGGTAAGTTATGGAACTGGGAATCCCAGGCAGCCTTGCTCCAGATACTTGGCTCACCCCAAGAAACAGCCGGTCACTTCCAGGCTGGGCTGAGCCCTTACATACCTGTCCTACAGCAGCTCATACTTCCCCTGAGAAACTCACTCTGCATTGATTATAATCCTCTGTTTTATTCTCTAGGCTGCTAGCTCTGTGAGGGCAGAAGCTCTGTGTGGATCACAGGGGTCAAGTTCAAAAGTCAATGTGTCAGAAAAAGAGCCTATGGAGTCCTCATTCCCCTTGAAGTCCCTGCAATTGTCTTGTATACATAAGtctgcagaaggattcttatatACTCATGAAGAGAGCCTCAAGTAACTAATGCATATTATCTagttatgacttttaaaaaatcaccttgaCTTTAACAAGGAAAAAATACTAGAGGGGAAATAGAGGCAAAAGGGAGCTCAAAGCTGGCTTCTTGTATAGGCGAGGGAAAGGTGAGGGGGGCTTGCCTTAGTACACAGGCCCAAGTGTGTTTTGAACAAACAGCAGATAAAGGCCTGGCCTAGATGTGTTTCCAGACCCTGGGGTCTTCCAAGAAGAGCTGATTCTCTGCTTCTAAAGCTCCTGTAGCTATGTCCCTTTTTAATTTCTGACCCAAGTCTGCACCAGAAGTCTCATTATCCAGCCAGGCAGAAGTTCGCTTTGGCTGGTGCACCTCGGAATGTGACTAGGCCAGGCTTTGGTTAGCCCAGGGcctagaaggaaaaaagagagaccaCAGGAACTCCAGACCAAGTGATAGGAGCTCAAGGAGCTGAGTTCCTTAGACTCACCCCTGTGGGAAGAGCAAAGCGCTCCTTCCCAAGGCCAAgcaacattctctctctctgtattcTGGAGACTGTGATTCCCCTGCCCAGGCCATGAGAAACCCAAGCTGGTTGAAGTTACCCAGACCAGAAAACACAGGGTCACCAGATGTCTCTTTCTGGTACCTAAAAAAACCTGCTGAGGGCCGAACACAGCCCTCTATCTAACAAAAACTCCAGCTGTCTGCTTTCCCAGCAGGAATGTTTTATAGGAAATGGAGGGCACTGTGTCCTGGAAAAGCCATGCTCAGACACTCTGCTCTGAGTAGAAAGGCTCAATTTCCATCAGACCCTCACCTGACATCCCAAAAAAGGAACCTAAGCAAACTCATCTTCAAGATCTGCCCTGtaggggttgaggatgtagctcagtggtaaagcacttgcctagcatgcatgaggccctgggtttgatcccagcactttgcaaaaacaaacaaaaactgttcCCTCACACCTCCCTCCAAGCAGATCACCACCTGTAAGCCCTTCCTCTAATAATCCCCTGAGATTTTCTGGGCTCTTACTACCTGGCCAAGACTTTGCTAAAGTACTTTACAGGTATTAGCTAATTTACTCTTTATAATGATCCTTCAGGGTAACTTCTGCTATCATCCCCATTTAAACACTGCAGAAATATAGACACAAAAAGTCACATGTATGAAGTCTCCAGTAAGTGGCAAATAATGGATTTGAACCTAAACAGCTCTGATTCTGGAGTGCACCCTGCTAACTACAACACACACTGCCAACCTAGGCAGGATGCAGGGCTACCATTTTCCTGGCTTCAGAACCTACCTCATCTCCTTCTCTCTCAGAACCATTTTTCCTGTTCTGTAAATGCCACCTGAGCAAGGCTTACATGCTCATCTTTACCAAAGCACAGTGGTGACCTTTCTCTCTAAAAGCCTCCCAGTGTCTGGCCCATACCTACAGAATGGCTGGAAGAACATTTAACAGAATCAAAGGAAGCCTGTTCCCAGGGACATGCCAGTGGCTCTGCCTTCAAATCTTTCTGATTGTGCCAAGTCAACTCCAGACcggctggctttttaaaaatgcaccagGGCCAAGGTTGTAGTTTGCTTTGTCAGGACTGTTGACTAAGCAAGAACAGCCTGAGCTTCAGGGAACTCCCTCATTAGGAGGAGCTGTACTCTGACTAGCTCCTCACTCCAGGAAATGGGAGGCTCTGGCAGTTAGAGCCTTTAGAGGGCTCTGACAGGATAAACTCCAGACCTGTATGCTAGGCTCTGCCTCTGGGTCTCCGTGTGCCTAAGAATATTCCTTTCACTCTCTGGGTATCCAtttctgcatctgtaaaatggaagtaGGGCTGGACTAACACACTAGCCTGGTTCTTCCCAAGGGACCAGAAAGGTTTATCCAGCTCTTACCTGCTACCCCTTGCAGGGACTTGCGCACCGCTTCCACACAGCTCTGGCAGGTCATCTGTACCGCGAACTCCAACTGCAAGGGACGCAGAGACCGGCCGATGAGGACTGGGGACCTATTATCTAGCCTGACCATATTTCACCACCTGACCTACACTGTAATCACTCCACGACCTGGAGTCATGCCTCATTTGACCCTTCTtcgagtcttttttttttttggcgggggggaggggtcctggggattgaacccagggacgcttaactactgagttacattcccaacccactttttaattttttttttatctcgaGACAAGATCCAGCTTAGCTGCtggggctggtcttgaacttgcgatcctcccgtCTCTGCCTCCGactcgctgggattacaggcgtgcaccaccaagcccggCTAAAGCCCCTTCTTCGTCGCCTCTCCTGATCATTCTAGGACCCTGGTTTCACCCAGCAACGCTCAAGCCAGGGGCCTTGCTACCCTCGCGTTCAGTGGTCACAGTCGCTGCCCCAAATGCCAGCTTTCAGGCTTCCCAAGACAACGATCACCCCAGGGGCTGCGGCTGTGCCGGGCGAGGATCCACTCGAAGCTCCGCTCTCACCGTGCACAGGGTCCCACTGTCCCCGGAGTCCgaagccatcctggtcctgctcACACCACCTGGCGGAACGCAACCACTCAAGTCCACAGGCCAACTCGGCGCAACGCCGCGAGGGACGGAGCCCCGGGGAACCACACTCTGCCCCGCCTCCTGGCGCGTGCGCACGCTTGGGCCTGGCCCGACGACTCCGGAGCGGCGGGCACTGGCTACGCAGGCGCACTCGGGCCTTCGGGCCCTGGTTACCTTAGTAACCATTTGGCGTCCTCTGCCCGGACGGAGGGCTCCGCCTGCGCTAAGATGGATCCCCCGAAGGTAGAGTCCGAGTTACAGCGGTTTTATCACCAGTTGCTGAGCCCGCTGTCACTCTTACCCCGCAGGGTGACGCCCCCAGAGCCTCAGAAGCGCAGCCCGCAGGTCTCGAGAGTGCAAACCGTGTCTCTGGCAAAGCTGAGGGTGGCGCCGCTGTGCCGCCAGGTGGCCAAGCTGCTGGCCAACAGCGGGCTGGCGTCCTGGGTGCCTTCTGAAGGCCGACTCCGTCTCACCAAGGTCATCCTGGACGAACTAAAGTGCAGCTGGCGGGAGCCTCCTGCTGAACCTAGTCTGAGCTACGAGAACAACCAGAAGCTGAGGAAGCGACTCGAGACTTACGTGCTGCTCAGCTGTGAGCAGCTCTTTTTACGCTACCTGCACCTGCTGGTGACTATGTCGACCATGTCGAAGGTCTTcactgaatcagccaccctcacCCGGTTGGCTGCCAGCCTTGCCAGTGATTGCACAATCTTCCTTACCAGTCCCGACGTCTACCGTTGCCTGCTCGCGGATTTCCAAACCCTTCTGAAGGCAGAGCACACCCACAGCAGCATGGACAAGCGGCGCCCACCCTGCCCCATTGGGCCTTTCAAACTGTGCCCGATCCCCTGGCCTCACAGCACCGGCTTCGCGGAAGTGCCATGCTCTAGCCTCAACCTGAACTACCTTGTCCAACTCAGCCGCTCACAGGAGTTTTTCACTGAGCCTGAATTGGATCCAGTGAAGGAATTGAAGTCCATCCCTCAGTTGAAGAGTAGAAAGCCTCTCCGCTGGCTGCCTActataagaaaagagaaagaaatcgaCTTCAGTTCTAAACAGATGGTGTCAATTCCCAGCCACTCTGTGAGTCCCACCAGTAGAGGTTCCCTCCCCCATTCTTTGCCTGTCCTTTCCCAGCCACAGAGAAGCCAATCCATGCCTTGTCTTCGTGAAGACTGGAAGCTGGCAGATAAATTGGGTCTTTCTACACTCCCTTCTCGTTCCTTTACCCCTCTGGTCTTGGCTCCAGGAGAAAGCAAACCAAAGCTGACTAGGGACATTGTGGCTGCAGATCTGAAGCAGATGATAAAGAACATGAAGTTGGAGTGGACTCACTACTCAGCATTGGACTCTGGCTTGCCCCCACTCCTGGGGGTTGTGACCTACCACCCAGCTGCCAGGCATCACCTGGAGGAGCTGCAGAGAATGTTAAAGAGCTTCCAGGAAAGAGAAGCCTTTGGACAGTGggaccacctgcacctcaaatcCCCTCCACTTTATCCACAGCCAGTGACTACTACTTTGAAGTTGAAAAATAAAGTCGTGGTCCAGGCAGCAGCTGTGCGACTTTCTGATAGAAACTTTTTGGACTCTTTCCATGTTGAGGGGCCCAGAGTCTTGTACAACCACCTGGCTGGTGAATTGGACTCCAAAGTTATAGATGAAATGGATATAGAGCGCCTCATTGGCAGTAGCACCAAGGAGGTCTATGAAGAGTTGATGAGCCGTGTCTCTACTGACCATTTCTGTTTTGACCAAGGACCTCTGGTTGAACCTGCAGCAGATAAAGACTGGTCAGCCTTCCTGTCCTCAGCCTTTCTGCGCcatgaaaaacaatttcaaatagtCAACCCTGATCTGACTGGACTTTACCAGAGAACAAATGTTTTGCAGTCGGACGCTGAGAGGATGCCTTCTCCCCCATCACCCCAACCAAGCAAAGGCTGGGAAAAGCGGTCAAAGAAGATCTCCTGGCTGACCTGGTGGAAAAGCACCCTGTCTGTGGATGACTACTTCAAGTACCTCACCAACCAGGAGACAGATTTCCTCCATGTCATCTTCCAGATGTTTGAAGAGGAGGCACCTGTGGAGGTTCCAGTATGCATCAAAGAGTCCCCAGTTATTCAGCGGCCCCCTCCCTTGTTAGAGGATGAAGAGCCAGACTTTGTGCCAGGAGAGTGGGATTGGAACACAGTGCTGGAGAACAGACTGGAAGGTGATAAGAACCAGATCCTGAGCCTGCAGAAGCGTCTAGAACGACTGTGGTCTGTTCTCGAGGTCCCTCACAACGTCCGGCTGGACATGGCCATCAAGTACAGCTCCAAAGCCCGTCTGAGGCAGCTGCCCTCATTAGTAAGGGCCTGGGAACGGGCCTTGAAGCCCATTCAGCATCGGGAGGTATTGCTGGCGAGACTGGAGTGGTTTGAACAGCGAGCCTCTGACCCCAACCGCTTCTTCCAAAAGTCTGAATTGGGCCTGAGTCATCTCCTGCAGGAAAATCAGTTACGCAGCTATTTCCACAGGAAGCTCAATCAAATTGAGGCTTCTTTGGTTTCCCTCCTGAAGGAGATTGAATTAATCTTTGGTGAACCAGTCACCTTCAAGGGACAGCGCTACATAGACAAGATGAAATGGGACAAAGTGGAGATGCTCTACTGGCTGCAACAGCAGCGGCGGGTTCACTACCTGGGCCAGGACAAAAAGGCCTCCCAGCAATCAGCCCGGTTCAAAAGGCATAACAGCCAGTCTTTACTCGTTCCTGGGAACACGCCCAATACCCTTTAACCAGACCAAGCATCCTCAAATCTCTCCCTCATCTCCAAACACTCAGCAGCTTATCCAGACCTCTTGATGGCTTTGGAAGAAGAAATATGGGTATCTCTAGCTGGGGGTGCAGGTCTCAGGAGCATTGCACTTCGAACTACAAAGGCCTGAGATTTAGTCTTTGAAAGTGAAGTTCTCACAAAAGAATTCCCAAGTCCAGTATTCCCATTTATGTCAACAGCCTGGTAGAATATAACCAAAATCTCTTATCAAAAGAACTGAGACTGTCCCTTACAAAACATCAGACAGACAAACCATAATCTTTGGAACATTCTTGTCCTTTAGCATTTCTATCTTAGAAATAAATTGGTTGATCAGAGCCCTAATTAATGGCGTAACAGTTAAGAACTAGGGCTCAGGAGTCAGATATGGATTTAAATCCTGGCATGTGATCTTAGGCAAGTTACCTAACTTCTCTGCCCTTGGATCATCATGTCAAATGAAGGAGTTAAGTTCAGGTTACCCCTTCcagtttttgcattttattggtAGGGCTcaaagttttaattaaatttttaccaGCTAATACAAGCATCTGGTACAAAGTATATCAGGGTGTGTACTGAAACGTAAATCTCACTCCCATGGCTCCTTTGGATCCCTGCTTTCCTCTCTGGTATAACAACTATTACCAGTTTCTcatatttaggaaatatttactgagcatcaaTTAGGTGTTGGATGCTTGGTCTACATCAGTGAACAAAACACAGACCATTACAACCTTTGTAGAGTTTATATCCagttaggagaaaacagacaatAAGCCATAAACATGGCACCTAAGCACATTGAATAACGGAACATTTGAAGGTGATGAGCACTATGGAGAAGAGAGTAGGGTAAGAGGAATTCTAGAGGATGGTGGGCTAGTTTTAATTACAGTGGCCCGGTACAGGCCTCACTGGGAAGGTAAGACTTGAGCAAAATCTTGAAAGAGGTGAAAAGTGAGTCCTGTGGACATTCAGGAGGAGAACTTTCCTAACAGCTGTGGCAGACCCAAAATAGGCCATACCTAGGGTATTCTGGCCACAGCAAGGTGGTCGGGGGCTGCAGAGTGAGGGGGAGAGACAAGTCCAAGGGTCATGACAAGGTGTCATTGGGCAAATTAGAAGTGGTAAGGCCTTTAGATCACATATGAACTATTTCAGAGATAGCCTGTGCATATATGAGCTTATTTGTACACATCTTTGCAATTTATAACTACACCAATGGTCTCAGCCTAGACTTCTGTTttgtccttccttttttttttttaatcactgcaTATACCTCAAATTCATTTATACGTGAATTTAATATACATCCAACTATACAATTATTCTTTTGACAGCTCCACAGTAttccacagtgtgtgtgtgtatctcattTAACCAGTCCCTTGTATCAGACAATttcaaccaaaacaaaaatgttgctcTAAAAAATTCCTTGTtcagggatagggatgtagctcagtggtagagtgcttaccttacATGCTTGAGGTCTCAGGTTTGattccctagcaccacaaagaaaaatccTCAGGGATGAGGAtttatgtagctcagtgttcgaatgcttacctcacatgcatgggttcgatcctcagcaccacataaaaatagataaagatattgtatcaaaaaaaaaaggagtttaaaaagaaaaatacttgttCATCTATTTAGCCTGTGCATCTCTAGCTCTAGTTGAAGTCCCTGGAAATGGAATTAGGTTGAGCATAAGATTTTGTACTTTAGATATCAGCCAGTACCCTCCACCCTGATTACAACACTTATGTTCATGCATCACTGCATGAGGGTGTCTCTTTTTCTATGCTCACTAATAGAGTATGTtatcaaatttttgtttttaattttatgtatttttaaaatattttttagttatacatgggcacaatatctttgtttatttttatgtagtgctgaggatcgaacacaatgcctcacatatgcgaggtaagcactctgtcactgagtcacaatcccagccctttatgaatttttaattaatttttttttttttgcagtgctggaaatagaacccagggcctcatatatgcaaAACACTCTCTCAACCactaggctacatccccagcccatatccaatttttatttttttttaatatttatttttttagttgtagttggacacaacacctttatttgtttgtatgtggtgctgaggatcaaacccagggccttgcgcttgctaggcgagcacgctaccactgagccacaacgccagcccctccaatttttaaatctttgcctATCTAGCAGATGCATCATGGTATCTCATTTGTGTTCTCATTACTTATGCATGAAATTCATCtttcacatatttaaaagatttttgtgtTTCCTTTCTGTAAAATGTCTATGCCCTTtgcccactattttttttttaatgatcagtTCTCATAACCTGTGATACCACCATGCTTAAGGAATTTGAGAATATCTTGGTGCCTTGGTCATTAATCATCCCTTACTCTTGTCATGCAAGGCCCCTGTGCTGCTACTAGCATAGGAACTATCAGGCGGGTTTCAGGTATGCGCTCAGAGGCAGTTGAGGCATTGTAAAATGGTGTGTTTCTTCCTCAATAGCTGGCAGCTGTTACAAGATTGGAACGTCTTCTTGGATATCAGATAAATACTTCAAATCTGTCCTGGGATGATTTGCTACAGTCCCTTTACTGCCTAGGAGAGGAAGAACCCAAATATCTAAGAGCCCAATATCTTCTATATTTATTACTAGTTTAAAGGGAAAGCTTgttttttgcatatttaaaatatttttattcagtcaGGTGTAATGGTgaacgcttataatcccagtagctcagtaggctgaggcaggaggatcgtgagttcaaagccagccttagcaaaagtgaggtgctaagcaactcaatgagatgttgtctctgaataaaatacaaaatagggctggggatgtggctcagtggccaagtatccaagttcaatccccagtatacatATGGCTTGGGGGTATAGCTAAATGGTAGAATGTATGTTTAgtgtgtatgaggccctgggttcaattcccagcccatacataaatgtatatatatatgggctggggatgtggctcaagcggtagcgcgctcgcctggcatgcgtgcggcccgggttcgatcctcagcaccacataccaacgaagatgttgtgtccgccgagaactaaaaaataaatattaaaaattctctctctcttctcttactctctctttaaaaaaaaaaattttaaaaataaataaataaataaataaatgtatatatatatatatatatatatatatatatatttataatatatatccaCTTAAATTAACAGAAATCACATTACATCATTACAGGTTAACAGAATTATTATATTAGATGACAAAtaactatattttcaaaaaaaataagagttgctATTACACATGTTTACAAATCTCTTTAATGTCTGGCTTAATAGAAGACAAGTGATTCTCTACTTCTGCAAGCCATCTGCTACAGTATCACACATCATGAAACCTCTGGGAGGCACTctatattttgggaaaaaaaggtACATAATATCTTAGCAGTATTATGAACATAGTAATGGCCCCGGAAAACCCCATAAAAGAATTAGGGGACtctttgtgaggtttttttttccagaactggggatcaaactcagggcctgcTTAGCAAATActataacactgagctacatctctagtccctGTTTGTGTTTTTTAAGGAGGAGCAGAGTTGGAGGTAAAGGCAGAAGTGGAGGTGGTGGTACAGGCAGTGGGAGGTGCTGGGACCAGgacaggagaagagaaggaagggtgGCAGACTAGGAAAGCTTGTTAACTTAAAAAGTGTCAAAGTCAAGGCCAGAAGTAAAACTACAACTTAGAAAATGGTGGGCAACCTGCCAATTGTCATCTAGCTGGTAGATGAGCAGACTGAATTTTGGTGACCTGGTTTTTCTGGGAAGGGGAGACACATAGAGCTAAAACAGAGTGCCAAAGGCCACCTGGGTGCTGGTGGAGAGTAGGACGGAGCCCACCTGTCACTGGTTCCACTAAATCACCAAGTCACAGGCTCCACCCCTTTGGGCCCCAGGAATTTCCATGATTGAGCCACTTTTACTTTGTACTATCATTTTCCTTGAATTGATCCACTTATTAACtgttttgaaaagattttaatCACATTTGTTCATATCTGTTTGGTGATTATTGTTAGGCTCTGACCTAAACACTTAACATGTAGTACTTCATCTCATCCTCATGATAATTCCACAATGTaagtactattatttttttttagctctaaaaggacacaattctttatttttttaatgtggtgctgaggatctaacccagtgcttcagatatgcaaggcaagcaccctaccactgaactaaaaaCCCCAGCCCACCACAATGTAAatactattaacattttaaagtccagggctggggctgtagctcagtggcagagtgcttgccttgcatgtatgaggcgctgggttcaatcctcagcaccaaataaaaattaacaaataaaataaaggcatgctgtccatctgcagctacaaaaaaataaaaaaacatttcaaagtccagatgaggaaaccaaggcacagagtgGTTCTGTAAATTGCCCACCCAACTTGGAATGTGGCAATCTAGATTCAGACCCAAAATGGTCTGGCTCTAGGTCCACCTTCTTCATCTCTGTAGTGTTTCTTAGcctaaaatatgtaaaacaagtCATCTCAGTTGAAGCCCCCAGAAGAAACTGAGTATGATCAAATTTTTGCTTGTCATTAGCGTTGCACGTGGATGAAATCAGACTCGAGGCTCACATAATTATTCTTTCGGGTTCAGAGTACATTCATGCCACTCCAGAGTGACATGTATGGGCACAGGGGAGAAGGGGACCAGAGAAAACAGACACTCAGCCCATGTTACTAAGCAGTTTAGGTTTACTGAGGAACATAATTTCAGTAATGAGTTAAGTGAGGGGTGCAGTGGGAGCCCATAAACAGACCGTCAACAGGCCTGGGCG
This portion of the Ictidomys tridecemlineatus isolate mIctTri1 chromosome 4, mIctTri1.hap1, whole genome shotgun sequence genome encodes:
- the Ccdc87 gene encoding coiled-coil domain-containing protein 87, which translates into the protein MDPPKVESELQRFYHQLLSPLSLLPRRVTPPEPQKRSPQVSRVQTVSLAKLRVAPLCRQVAKLLANSGLASWVPSEGRLRLTKVILDELKCSWREPPAEPSLSYENNQKLRKRLETYVLLSCEQLFLRYLHLLVTMSTMSKVFTESATLTRLAASLASDCTIFLTSPDVYRCLLADFQTLLKAEHTHSSMDKRRPPCPIGPFKLCPIPWPHSTGFAEVPCSSLNLNYLVQLSRSQEFFTEPELDPVKELKSIPQLKSRKPLRWLPTIRKEKEIDFSSKQMVSIPSHSVSPTSRGSLPHSLPVLSQPQRSQSMPCLREDWKLADKLGLSTLPSRSFTPLVLAPGESKPKLTRDIVAADLKQMIKNMKLEWTHYSALDSGLPPLLGVVTYHPAARHHLEELQRMLKSFQEREAFGQWDHLHLKSPPLYPQPVTTTLKLKNKVVVQAAAVRLSDRNFLDSFHVEGPRVLYNHLAGELDSKVIDEMDIERLIGSSTKEVYEELMSRVSTDHFCFDQGPLVEPAADKDWSAFLSSAFLRHEKQFQIVNPDLTGLYQRTNVLQSDAERMPSPPSPQPSKGWEKRSKKISWLTWWKSTLSVDDYFKYLTNQETDFLHVIFQMFEEEAPVEVPVCIKESPVIQRPPPLLEDEEPDFVPGEWDWNTVLENRLEGDKNQILSLQKRLERLWSVLEVPHNVRLDMAIKYSSKARLRQLPSLVRAWERALKPIQHREVLLARLEWFEQRASDPNRFFQKSELGLSHLLQENQLRSYFHRKLNQIEASLVSLLKEIELIFGEPVTFKGQRYIDKMKWDKVEMLYWLQQQRRVHYLGQDKKASQQSARFKRHNSQSLLVPGNTPNTL